A section of the Pygocentrus nattereri isolate fPygNat1 chromosome 18, fPygNat1.pri, whole genome shotgun sequence genome encodes:
- the dyrk1aa gene encoding dual specificity tyrosine-phosphorylation-regulated kinase 1A, with translation MHTGGETSACKPSSVRLAPSFSFNAADVQMAAQTPHSHPPFSDGHQPSADPPAPVLPYGPQAPQLNTTQVTADVVMLQRRIPQCFRDPATAPLRKLSIELIKTYKHINEVYYAKKKRRHQQGQGEDSSNKKERKIYNDGYDDDNFDYIVKNGEKWMDRYEIDSLIGKGSFGQVVKAYDRLEQEWVAIKIIKNKKAFLNQAQIEVRLLELMNKHDTEMKYYIVHLKRHFMFRNHLCLVFEMLSYNLYDLLRNTNFRGVSLNLTRKFAQQLCTALLFLATPELSIIHCDLKPENILLCNPKRSAIKIVDFGSSCQLGQRIYQYIQSRFYRSPEVLLGMPYDLAIDMWSLGCILVEMHTGEPLFSGANEVDQMNKIVEVLGVPPSHILDQAPKARKFFEKMSDNTWCAKKTKDGKRYKPAGSRKLHNILGVEAGGPGGRRAGESGHAVADYLKFKDLILRMLDYDPKSRIQPYYALQHSFFKKTADEGTNTSSSVSTSPALEQSQSSGTTSSTSSSSGGSSGTSTSGRARSDPTHQHRLSGGHFSAAVGMDCHNLCPQARQAFAPALGWVGGDGLQQAAGETHPVQETTFHVPPHQPKPLHPHSSHHHHHHHHHHHHHPQHGQGPARPRPRLYSPSHSASTQDSMEVSHGHLSMTSLSSSASSSSTSSSSTGNHHQAYQSRPLPLGLGYSHPGGMSLGLGAFSNPRQETGMAGHPSYPLATNSGPGHYIAETHMGLRQGLDREDSPMAGVCVQQSSVASS, from the exons CGCCGGCCCCTGTGCTGCCCTACGGCCCACAGGCCCCACAGCTCAACACCACCCAG gtgaCTGCTGATGTGGTGATGTTACAAAGGCGGATCCCCCAGTGCTTTCGGGATCCGGCCACAGCTCCCTTAAGAAAACTCTCCATTGAACTGATCAAAACCTACAAACACATCAATGAG gTTTACTATGCAAAAAAGAAGCGGCGTCACCAACAGGGCCAGGGGGAAGACTCCAGTAataagaaggagaggaagatcTACAATGACGGTTATGACGATGACAACTTTGACTACATCGTTAAAAATGGCGAGAAATGGATGGATCGCTATGAAATAGATTCATTGATAGGCAAAGGATCGTTTGGACAG GTTGTGAAGGCCTATGACCGCCTTGAGCAGGAGTGGGTTGCCATTAAGATCATAAAGAATAAAAAGGCTTTTCTGAACCAAGCACAGATCGAAGTACGGCTCCTGGAGCTCATGAACAAGCATGATACTGAGATGAAGTACTATATAG TTCACCTGAAACGTCACTTCATGTTTCGGAACCACCTATGTCTGGTGTTCGAGATGCTATCCTATAACCTGTACGACCTACTGCGGAACACAAATTTCCGTGGTGTCTCCCTGAACTTGACACGGAAGTTCGCGCAGCAGCTGTGCACAGCGCTGCTCTTCCTGGCCACGCCTGAACTCAGTATCATCCACTGTGACCTTAAGCCCGAGAACATCCTGCTCTGCAATCCGAAGAGATCTGCCATCAAGATTGTTGACTTTGGCAGCTCCTGCCAGCTGGGACAGCGG ATATACCAGTACATTCAGAGCCGCTTCTACCGCTCCCCAGAGGTGTTGCTTGGCATGCCATATGACCTGGCTATAGATATGTGGTCACTGGGCTGCATCCTAGTGGAGATGCACACTGGAGAGCCTCTGTTCAGCGGAGCAAATGAG GTGGACCAAATGAACAAAATAGTGGAAGTTCTGGGGGTCCCTCCCAGTCATATACTGGACCAGGCGCCGAAAGCGAGGAAGTTTTTCGAGAAGATGTCTGACAACACGTGGTGTGCAAAGAAGACCAAAGATGGCAAACGG TATAAGCCAGCGGGCTCTCGTAAGCTGCACAATATTCTGGGTGTGGAGGCAGGTGGTCCAGGTGGGCGCAGAGCAGGCGAGTCAGGCCATGCTGTTGCCGACTACCTGAAGTTCAAGGACCTGATCCTGCGAATGTTGGACTATGACCCTAAGAGCCGCATCCAGCCCTACTACGCCCTGCAGCACAGCTTCTTCAAAAAGACAGCTGATGAGGGCACCAACACCAGCAGCAGTGTGTCCACCAGCCCAGCACTGGAGCAGTCTCAATCCTCCGGAACCACCTCCAGTACCTCCTCCAGCTCAG GAGGGTCTTCTGGAACTAGCACCAGTGGACGTGCCCGCTCTGATCCCACACATCAGCACCGACTCAGTGGAGGCCATTTCAGTGCTGCAGTAGGCATGGACTGCCACAACCTCTGCCCTCAG GCGAGGCAGGCGTTCGCACCCGCCCTGGGCTGGGTTGGTGGAGACGGGCTTCAGCAGGCTGCAGGAGAGACTCACCCTGTCCAAGAGACCACCTTCCATGTGCCTCCCCACCAGCCCAAACCCTTGCACCCCCACAgctcccaccaccaccatcaccatcaccaccaccaccatcaccaccccCAGCACGGGCAGGGCCCGGCTCGGCCGCGGCCCAGACTGTATTCGCCCTCGCACAGCGCCTCCACGCAGGACTCCATGGAGGTGTCACACGGCCACCTGTCCATGACCTCCCTGTCTTCCTCGGCCTCCTCCTCATCTACGTCCTCATCGTCCACTGGGAACCACCACCAGGCCTACCAGAGCCGCCCGCTGCCGCTCGGCCTGGGTTATAGCCACCCCGGTGGAATGAGCCTCGGCCTGGGTGCCTTCTCCAACCCGCGCCAGGAGACGGGCATGGCAGGACATCCCTCCTACCCACTTGCCACGAACTCGGGCCCGGGCCACTACATAGCAGAGACACATATGGGCCTGCGTCAGGGCCTGGATCGAGAGGACTCGCCCATGGCCGGAGTGTGCGTGCAGCAGAGCTCTGTGGCCAGCTCCTGA